The Anas platyrhynchos isolate ZD024472 breed Pekin duck chromosome 6, IASCAAS_PekinDuck_T2T, whole genome shotgun sequence sequence GGAGTCACCGTCCTCACACTCCACCCGGACAGGGAACTTCCTCGCCACATCCCCCTTCTCAAAGAAGGACCCCTGCCACTGGATGGTTTTCACTGGCTTGTTGAGCAGGACGGTGCCCTCAGGCAGAGCTGCGAGCATGCGGTCGGGCAGGCTGCTGTAGCCGCTGTGGGAGAGGATGACAGCCGGGATGCCTGCCTGCCCCACTTGGTCACCCTGTGTGGGACCCCAGCAGGAgctcccctctgctccctgccctaCACTTACCCTGGGAAGGTGCAGTCAAGGCCGGGTAGCGAGGTGTACTCCCCAAAGGACCCCAGGGCCACCAGGTCCATGCTGTGGGTGCCGCTGATGCAGCACTCCAGCTTGAGACAGGTGCTGAGGATGGCCAGCCGGAGCCTCTTGCTGTCCTCATTCTCATCCCAGGTGGGGGCCAGCCGGGCGAGCTCTGCCCGCAGGTACTGCCCCACGCCGGCAGCAGGCAGCTCCTTGGCGTGGAGGAAGGCCTGGGCCGAGCCCAGCAGCTCAGAGAAGAGGGCGCGGGTGCTGCTCACCAGCTCGGGGCTCAGCACCTTCCCCGAGCTGCCGTAGGTGACACAGGGCAGCAGCGGGTGCCCCCCGGCCTCCACCCGCTGGTTCTCCTCCTCGGCAGCGCCGGGCCCCAGCAGGCCGTAGCAGGAGGCCAGGCGAAAGACGGGGTTCCCCTCCGAGGGCCCGTGGATCCAGTGCGCGCCCAGCTCCGCCAGCCCcgaggctgcaggagggggaCGGGCTCACCGCGGGGCTCCCGAgctcggagcccccccccacccctccaccccgCTCCCTACCGAAAGGGCGGCTCCAGATGCGGCCCCCGGCGCGGCTCCCCGCCTCCAGCAGCCGCACAGCGCCGGGGCCCTGCAGCCGCTGCGCCGCCCCCAGCGCCGCCAGCCCCGCGCCCACCACCAGCACCCGGCGCCCGCCGCCGGCCTCCATGGGGCCCGCGCCGCTTCCGGGGCCACCCCGGATCTGCGTGGCCGTGGGGAGCTGAGGCAGCGCCACAGCCCCGGCTCGTGTTCGTTTATTTattgatatttattttgttcttctgtaTGTGCGGGTATGGGTTTTGCAGCACGCAGCAGGGTGGGGCCgtgcagagcaggagcaggcggCTTGGCGGTGGCACCGCTGTCAGCTGGCCCCATGTTCCCCGCAGCCACCCCGAGCCCCCTGTGTTGGCTGAGGAAGGCTTGGCTCCATCCATCTCCTCTCTGCCACAGACAGGGGCTGCTCCCGGCCCCCAGCCTCCCCGTGTCCAGATGCAACTGGCCTGCTGAGCCAGGTCCTgctctaccgggacctctccatcAAGGCCAGGATGTGGCTGTAGAGGCGCGCGGGGGCATCCAAACCCCAGATGAAGTCCCAGTGGTTCCAGTCAGCAATGTGCACGTAGGAGACGACGTGGGCAATgcggggcagcagcaggtgcaCGTCCCTCCAGTCGGCTGCCCAGTCCTCACCTCCTGACCACACTGCAGTGGGCACGGTCATCTTCTCCAGCTGGTAGGAGGGAGGTGTCTCCTGGAGAGACACAGACACGTCTGAGAACCCCCACAAGCTAACCCAGCCCTGCAACACCTGGGACAGACTCGGTGTGAAGCTGGCAGTGGTTTTGGATGGGGACATCCTGGGGGATGAACGCAGGGGGGCTTCCCCGGCCCCCGCCCCTGCCACCTGTCCACCTCCCTCCTCCCGACACCAgcgctgcagcctcctcctaCCTGGTGGTATATGGCTTGGTTTTCACTACCATAGTCAAAGGCTTTGAAGTCTCCTGAGGTCATCACCTGGGAGGAGAGGACCAAACTGCAGTGAGATGCGCAGTGGGGCCCCTGAGTGCAGCTGCAAAAGTCCTGCATCTCAAAGCCTCCTTGAGGGACTCCTTTGCAAGAGGGTGCTTGGTGTTTCACAGTGGGGTAGCATCCCCACAGAGCCGGACCTTCTTCTTGTACAGGGGTGGTGATTTGACCTCCTGTGTCCAAGTTCACAAAGCAATGGGTTGCACATGATTTGGTGCTACCCTTGCACCTGTGTGACCCTTCTCGCCAGCAGTGTTTTGTGTGCAGGGTGCTGCGAGAGAACTTTGTGTTGGTGACTTTACTTTCACACACTCAGTGTCCTTCTGCTCTCTTTCAGAGAACCTACCTGGGCCCAGTGTATCATGTTTTTGACAGATGTCCTGTCAGGATAGTGGGCTGTGTATACATCCAGCCGGGTCTACAGGGAAAAACATTCAAGATATCATTCCTTGCAAATAGTTAGGAACAAAGACAACAGTTGCCAGACAATGCGTTTTCCAAAACAGCCACTGCTGAGTTGTGCTGCCTATAGACTTGGTTCAGGTTCAGAAAtgtaatttccattaaaaatcaATTGCTCTGGCACGGCTGTGGTGCTTCCTTGCACTGCCAGGAGGTGCGGCATGTCTCCTGGGGACAAGCAGTGCAAGTGCAGAAAGCTTGTGGACTTCTCCTTTTGGGGTGGCAGCAAGAGGGGTACAGAGGCACACATACCATGTTGAGGTTCTTCTCATTGTAGCCTCCCAGCAGGAACAACAGGGTGGCACAGGGCTTGTGCAAGACTGGGTGCCTGCACAGATCAGGAAGAAATCTCCAGAGCTTCCTCATTCGCAGTGAGGCATCCGTTTGGCCCACCAAGAGCTGGGGAAACAAAGGGCAAAGATAACTGcttgcatttctctttctgcacCCACCCCTCAGCCTGTCTCCCGCAACCCAGCTGGCCAGAGCCCTGCAGTGTCCCCACGAGCTGTCCTGTGAggggatgtgctgcacagggtGCCTGTGAGAGCAAAACCTGCTTCCCCCTACCCTCCACCCTGCTGGGATGTGTGCAGGTCACTGAACATTGTGTTGCCTGTGTGCTGGTGGAAGGCACGCTGGGGAAGTCGATGTTCTTGCCTCTTCTCTTTCACTCCACCTCTCTGGTGGGTTGAAAGCACTGGATTTGTTTCTCACTGTCACTAAAATTGAGCTCAGGGGAGTAGAGTAGGGACCAATCTCATACCTGAAATATCTTGAATTGTCTGTCAAGCAGGAATGACATTTTCATGATTGGACTTTTGGCGTGCGTAATTATCACTGCAGGAGCCAGggcaaaaaacattttgattttctgaGCCAGTTCTGGCATGGATGAAAATGCTATGAAtgctgagaaaacagaaaaacactatGAGACTTGTTGGTCTTTGTTCTCTCTTATGTCCTCTCATACATGTGGTGGCCTAGGtggtaaaaaaaacaacaacaatgcgTGTTTCATCAGAAAGCACAAACTGTGACCTCCATGCAAAATGCCTCTGTGTTTGGTGTGGAACATTGCAATTCGATTTTCTGGGCTGAAATTTGATTTTCAGGAGCTTACTGAGGTCACCAAGAAATTTTCCTACTGCTCTGGAGCATGCTGGTCCTTGCAGTTCTCTTTTATAGAAAGCACTGCTGCTGAGGGATTCCTCACTGCAAGAGACCTTCTGGACATTGCCTTCGTGTGCCTGCTCAGCTGTCCACAAAGATGGGACCTCTCTAGAATTTCTGCTCACATATAGAAAAATTATTGTTTTCAAGGTGGTACGGGCCATGCCTTCCCTGCTGTGAAGAGAAAGGTGATGTCCAACCCTTTCTAACACACCAATAGTGGCACCCTGAGAGTAGCCCACGTAATATATCTGCTTCTGGCCGGTCTTCCGCAGAACAAAGTTGATCATTGCTGGGAGGTCATACATAGCCATTTCATGGAAACTGCAATACAGGAATAGCATGTCAGTTACAAGGTACATATACAGAAGGCTTTGATATCTGAGGGTAATTTTCCAGTAGAAAATTCTCATGGCCAAGAAGAGCTCTGTGGTGGGTGGAACTACATGAGGTCCAAAGGCATCTCTCCTGCCATGGCCTCATCGTTCCTTGAAGAGGCTTAGTCCTCCCATAACTGTAGTTGGGAAACTGTGCAGACCCCAGCCAGCAGTGCAACACAGCATTTCAGGTGCAACACATGACAGCTCTGCAGACCCACAACTGTCTCTGCAGGTCAGGGTGCCAGCACCTGCTCTGCTTCTCAAGAATTCCTGCCCATGTGTCTTTTAGAGTGATATGGTGAAATGCAGACCTACATTATTAGCTTGTCTACTGCAAGCTGATGTCTCCACAGGGTGGAGACCTACAGAGGCTGCAGCACCCCACTGCCTGGAGATGCTGGCACCATATCACAAGCTGGGTTTGCACAGGTATCTCCagccttcctgcctccagcttccACTGGGAGGTCTGGGGGAGGCCATGTCTGGGACTATATGCTCTGACTTGCCTGCATGGAGGCACCCACCTCTGCCCAGAGGTTAGTGACAGATGGGAAAGTTTGCCAGCTTTTGTAATCCACTCCAGCCTACCTGAAATCCCAGAATTCAACCTGATCAATGGAAAGATGCTGGTGTCTCTGGGACCAGCGTGTTCCCCGACTGTTTCCCAGCCAGACGTCATAGCCAGAGTCCGCTAGTATGAAGCCAAGGCTGTTGTTAGACAGATTTTCAACCCAGTTGCTGCCTTCACCAAGTAGCCCATGCTGAAGAAACACAACTGGTTTGGGGCCTggatttgaaagagaaacagcatGTTTCATTGAAACAGAATCCCCCTACTTAACCCAAATTCAGGCTAAGAAAGCCTCCATGTTGCATGGTCAGACAACATGCAATGCATGTTGTTATGACGTCTTGAGAAGACGAAGCCTGGAGTAAGACATCAGATCAGGGACATTAGGAAATCTCTGCTGTAGTTGTCTCGTGGCTATTATCCTGGTTGTctcaggctggagagctgctgttGTCTCTCCCAAGTCCTTCTGGTCCAACATGCCCATCCCCTCAGTGCCGTGGCCACGGGCAGCTCACAGCAACCATGTAAAAGCTCAGGCCTACAGGCCTGTCCCCAGGATAGTACAGATTCCAAAGTCATggatttaggaggaaaaagtaaaactaaATTATCCCAAGATATGTCTGCACCCTCTGAGCCTTGAAGCCAAGTTGCTGCTTGATAAAAAAGGTTTCCATGCTGCACCCATTTGCTGGCTGGCAAAACCTCGGCTGCAAATTGGAGAAGTGCCATGGATTTAGTATTTTAGCTTTAACAGCATATACTCCCTTAGCTGGATAAATTTCATCCCTTCACACAGATCTCAGGTAGCTGATCAGTGggttatgcctttttttttgctagcttCCTTGCCAAACAGAACCATACCTCCATTTCCAGGCTTTTCTCTCCCATGAGGAATTCTGTTCAGGATGACATAGTAACCATCACGAGTCAGGACTTCATACTCCTCGCTGGGGTACCCTTTGTAGCAGATCATTTGgctctgagaaaacaaaaaacaaggtgGAAAACCCAATCAAATGTTTGAAAATACCAAATGCTGATGTCTGCAAGGGATGAGGAGGCACGGGCAGTGTCTGAGCAGGAGTGGGGCTGCTCAGggtcaggaggcagcagggcccAGCTGCAACATGCAGCACGTGTCTTTGGATTCCTCCAAAAGTGAGGGCTGAAAGCAAAAGGGCTTACTGGCTACTGATACTAGCAGCAAAACATGTCATGTCACGCTCTGAGCCAGCTGGCGGGGCAGATAAGATCGTGGGCATATCCatcctgcagagctgggctgacTGGAAGTGCCTCTTGTGGCAACAGGACAAGCTCCGTAGGATTTTTCACAGGACTCATGTGGCTCTGCCAAAGCTTTATCTATGCTGAAAATTCAACAGATTGGGACATTTCAGTCCAGTGAAATCAAGCCTACAGATTGCCACGCTTGCATTTTCACATGGTTGCTGGAAGAGGCTGATTTCAGCAATTTCATTGCCAAACTCCTGAGTCCATCTAAAGGTGCAGCCTCCTGGATCTGCAGTGCTGGCCCAGCTGGGAGTGGGGCCAGCAGGGGTCTGGATGCAAAGCCCTGCCCTGGTGCCTCCAGCCCCAGACTGGTGTGCTGGTGAGCCTGTGCCTGGTGCAGCACCACCGTCACTGGCTCCGTTTTAGGCTCACTTGTGGGGCTTTTAATTCCTGGCTGAGCTCCAGCCTCATTAAGGGGAATGGGAGAATGCCAAGCTGTTTGAACAAGGAGAAGAGGAGTGTGCAAAACTTTCTACCCTCAAGGAAGAAATCTGATCCAATCCACATTGTGATTACTGCCTCCTCTAACTGACCTGCTTATAATTGCACTCAATGCTGGGAGGAAAAAGATTCATTCAGGAAGCAGGGCTTGTTAATGGTGTTTTTGAGGCAGCATAATACTACTCAGCTGTACAAACCCAGCACACACAGCTACACAAGCCCTCTCCACACACACCCTCCATCCCTCTGCAATCCTCTTTCCCCTAGCTACATATCTGCAAACCTTCAGACAGAGAGGAAATTCAGGCTTCTCCTGAACTTACAATATTCATGATTGTCTCAGGATTTGCACCCTTTGTGTGCTCCATGACATCTTCTGAGTTGGCAACTGCTTGTGTCAAAAACAAAGTTGCAATGAACAACCACATCTTGCACCTgtgtaaaatattattattatattattgttATTCATTAATAACTGTATATCTGTAGATCACAAATGacaggctgtgctggggaagaaaaggggaTTCCCATCTCCATGTTTCATTTAGATTCCCTGCAGGGCTCTCCATGCTTCTCCACACAGGCTGGATCGGGAACTGGGCAAGACCCATTTGAAGTTTTAATCATAAAAAGATGATGTAATGCAAGTACTAGGGTGATGGAAAATACCATTGGGCCAATTGTCACATGGAGGGAATTAATCCTAAATAAGAATTTGAACTACGAAAGAAACACATATCTATACTTTTGCTGTGTCTTTACTGCTTAGCTTTTGCACACGGAAGCCACCAAGGGTCCCATGAACTGAAACTACTAGAGACTTGTGGAAAGACTATTCATTAAATAAGtgttgcctgaaaaaaaaaaaaaaaaaaaaaaaaaaaaaaaaaaaggaaggttttTGATCACCTTAGAATCTCTTGCCCTGAACAAAGATATATTCGTAACACAGTTAATATTATATGTGATTTCTAATGCTTCACCAGTCTATTAAAAGTTTGAGTGTAACTTCTACTTAGTCACATGAGCTGCAAGTCTGTTTTTGCAAATCACCAGCCATCTGTTTTCTCTCTACCTTCCTTCATCCTCCTCCCAGTGGGTCTCCCACACCATGAGACATATCTGCCCTCTGAAATATTCCCAGTGTTCACAATAACTCTCTCTATGTTAATACCTAGAGATAagttactgagaaaaaaaacaaaacaaaaaacaaaacaaaacaaaacaaaacaaaaaacaaacaaacaaaaaaaaaaaaaaaaaaacaaaaaaaaaattcaacgCTTTTTCACCCTTAGGATAGCTCCAACACAAATCTGAATTACAGTAAAATACATTACCAGGCAGAGCCCACTGTCGTATCTGATCAGGCTGGTGGTGGGAATGGTGGCAGCTCTATCAACACcagcattaaaaggagcgtgttGTGTCAGAGCCCTGCTACGTTGGCACCACGCTGGACCACATCATGTGTCCTCCAATTAAGGGATGTGAGCATGGGTCATATCTTTGATAACTTCCTCCACTTGGTCTTGTGGTCATAACTCTCAGGCTTGCAACGGATTACGTtttcagaagcagctgaggTGACGCAGTAAGGAATTTCAGCTATGGAATTTCATCTTAAGCTGATGATAGCCACAGTAAAAAACatccaaatatttcatttcGAAAAGGTCATTTCCTAACTCCCGTGTGCCCATGGGAATGCCTCTTAGAAGGTATTGTGGAGAAAGGAGAAGACTCAGGCTGCTCTCACTACCTGTGCACACAGACCCCATGAAATGATGTGGACAAACAGCAGCTGTGTCTGTCTCTCTACCAGATTCATGAGGCCACACAAGCACGCTGACCTCTCCATCCTCGCACGTGAGTGTCAGGCCAGACTTCATTGGCTGTGTGGGTGGAAAACACTAGGCCATTACACTATCCTTCATAAGTGTCAGCGGCCCAGGCAGCCTCTACATACCTCTTAGGCCCAAGCAGTATTGTATTTGCAGCTGGCAACTTGCAAAACCTCTGCAATGTTCTCTGGGAAAGCACCAACCTTAGCATCTTGCCAATGGACTGCAGAGAGAAGGAGAGCTTGTGCAATGCCTTTGTTTGGCTGAAGCGATGTGTATTACACAGAGCAAAGATGCTCTTTCTCCACCTGCAGCCCATGATGCTACAACCTGTGCTTTTCTGTAGGTGCTCTGTAGCCACCCAAAAGTCCAAGCCTTTGTCTTGCTACCAGATGCTCTGCTTACATGTATATTTCCTGGATAAGGATTAGGTTGACTTCTAATATTCATACCAGCCATAGCCCAGGAGCAGTCTGTGAGTTGTGAAACACACTCAGCTGACACACTTCTTTAAAACACGCACAGGTTACTCCATCCACAAGACTAATTTTTTATCAGTGCTCAACACTGACTGAAAGGAGCTATGTGGGGGGGTACAACTTTCCCACAACAGGTGTGCGAAAGCCTTTGCTGTTTCATTACCTCACTTCTGTCCATATTTGTGCCTCTTAAGTGTCTTCCCCCTCTTGTGAACACCAAAGTCTCACTATATAAGATAAACTTCACAAGTCGTGTAGAGGACAATTCCAGCATCCATCCTAAGAGTGTTTAAACAATGCCCCGTGGATGGAGAAACCAGCACCCGGCCTGTGTTGCTCTATACTACCCTCTGGTTTCCTTCAACGGCATCAAGACAGACTTCACCTTTTACTTGTACAGTCAGCTGCTTCATCCACTGTCATGTCTGTTGCTTTCTGCCTCCACTAGGTGCTTTCTGCCTCCACTATGTGCTTTCTGCCTCCGCTAGGTACTAGCTATGTGGTGGAGGTACTAGATACTAGCAGTAGTGACTAGTAGAGGTTGAAAAGTTGGCAGGGAATTCTCCAGTGTCCTCTGGCCAAGAGACAAGGCTGCCAGAGTGGTGTATCCATACTGTGGCTGGTGTAGCATTTAGCACTGGTACTTACCATATCTATGGTAGGAAAGAGAGAAGttgcaaacaaaaagcagctaGCTTTTTACTGAGAAATTCTTGTTTAGCTTAGtcaaaggaagaaatgaggACCTTAGAGGTTTCTGAGGTTAGGGGACCAGAGCTGAACATTTTGACAGGTAGGTGCAAGTTTGGGTAAAAAGAACAACACTGTCATGACACTGCTGTGCATGTACATTTGACAGAACTGTGAATCGTCACTGATATGAACCTACGGTGCCAGGGCCTCATAATACCTGGTAGGGTGCATAAGCAAATATTGGGTAGACTATCATGGGCATCTTAAGATTAAACACATAATCACACTCATGGAATATTTGTACAGTACTGTTGTAGGATCTAACTTAAGAAAACTCAAGAGCATTTAGAAACTGAAAGACATTTTACTTGACTTTCTAAGCAAGTAAACCATACcaatgaacacacacacacactctcaGCAGGGCCAAAATGTGTGTGTCCAAGCGGTCTGGCCAAGTTCACCAGAGGGTGACATGGAAGGCAAAGGTTGCCACTGTTGAGTTGTCAGTATGCCTTCTGGGTTCCTCTTGAGCACCCAGGCCAACTCCTTCCAGGACAGGCCTCTAAGATCTTTTAGAAGACAAAAGTTGTGGTGTGATGTTTTGGCTCTGCATCTTATTTACTTAAGGCTTCATAAGTGTTAGGCAATGATGGgcatctttcattttcttgtttgggATTATAACCTGTCATCCTCTTGGGATAacaggaagagaaacagccCATAAGATGTACTGTATCTCCTCTGCTGTTGTTCTGTTGTCAGGCGCGTGTCTTCTGCCAGTGAGTCACCTTCTCTGTGGCACATCAGGGTGCAAGCAACACATTCCTCAGTGCTTACGAGAGTGATTGGTGTTAATCATGTCCTCGGCAATCAATGCACACCAGATCAATGCATACCATTCTTCTAACTGTTGTTTTGTCAATTCTCCTGGTGCTTTCACACATGTAACAGCTTCCAGGTAGTATGTCCAATGTGCTGGTTGTTACCTTCTACCTGCTAATGCTTACCAATCATGAGGGTAGACAAATCACAAGTAGGGAGATGCTTAACTAGCCGTTGTCTGGTCTTGGCATCCTGAGCTGGGAAGGACAGTATCATCCTGATTTTAGGAATGACAGACTCTTCTGTAATCCCAGCCAGATAAATATAATTCCGTCACAATAAACTTAAACAACCTTGctcgagtgaaaaatctgataAGGAAAGTGCTGCTTATCTAGTTGTACAtcttctagtttaaagccccTCCATGAGGCTGGTATATCACCAGTATCTCTGATTAAACAGTTAATAGGGACTTTACCCATGTTAGAGTTGCACAGTCAAGCTTGATGAAACAATGAATTATTTTCACAACACCTTGCTATAGTTGTTCATGCAATCATTTTATACACAGTAGTGAAATTGAATCAACAAGAGCTTACATGTTTCTTAAGGTTTATTGCAAAATAACTGTAATATGGTGACCAGTGATTTCTCTCACCTCTCTTCCTGTTTCTTTGCTCAGGTGAATCCAGAAGAATCCTGAACTTCTTGTACTTTTCTGATCTCTCTTAACTGTACGCTTGATTTTAAAGCATGTCTAACATTGAAATAGTTTGGTTTGTTTATGAACAGACTTGGGCAACTTCAGAAAacttaataaattaatattaataattcaaaatattattaaaatattaacttttcAAATTCGGCATTTTCGTGCTCTTGGGCCTGTTTTTCAATGTATTGCAGAAAGTCTGACTTAGGGTCAAGGCAATCAGAGACCTTCAGGAAGCAGTAACAAGACCCACACAACAGAGTCCAGGGTGAGTTGCGGCAGTCAGGAACAGAGACCTACTCAGGCTAATGAAGAGTACTGGAATTAGTTATATCTCATAATTATTTTGGCTAAACGTAACTTTCCATGGCTTCATCCTGTTCCCATCTGCCTAATGTACCAATGCACAAAAATACAAGTCTCCAGGACCAATAACCCATTCTTTCTTCTAAGCGTTCATCTAGCAATCTTGAAAGAGGTTTCAGAAATAACTTTGTAAATAACACAGAAATTGCTGATAGTTACTAAACCAAGAAATCTACGTGTCCTCAAATGAGAAAAACTCTGAATCTACTCAGCAATGCCAGTGACTGCGGGAGATGTTTTTCAGGCTTGCTGTTAAGGATCAGAGAAACATGAAAAGGCAGTGCACCATATGACACGGCTTGATGAAACCCTGTCCTAGTTTAATCTCCGTACAATTCAGTTTCTAAATAGCACCGTAGGCCAGTAAATTGCTTAAAGCAAATACTAAAACAATCCTAGGATTACTTACAAAAGCACATCTTCATTTTAGGCATGTGCCTCTGCATAATCCTCAAGCAGGAATGACTCCGTAGCAGACGCACTCACCACCTCCCTGATGTGGACACAGCCCTGTGAGCTGACCATATGCTCCACACAAAGGCACATgagcctgctgcttcttttacaTTGGCTGTGACGATAATAGAAAATTACAGGTCAGCAAATATGATGTGATTACTGTGTTTTGAATGGGATGTTTTAAGCCCTTCCTGCTTGGCACACTGTGCACAAGCAGATCATGAGTTGCTTTTCCTGAGAAAATCTGGAAGAAAGCTAAGTGGTTAAATGAGCAATACCCTCCAGATATGCAGGTGTATGGCtgaggtttttttcctttgctcacCCCTGGAGAATAGAAAGGGAGCATTACTGTGCCATGAATACACTTGCTGGGATGGTGAAGACCTCATGCCAGGCTGTGAAGTCTGAGTGAAAGACTGAGCTGGTTTGGACCCTGACCCATGGGCTGCTGTCTGGGGCTAATCTTGCACCTATGTCATCACTGTGGACTTGCCTGATGAGTCTTAGTTGCACTTGGCCAccatcctgctctgctcccttgcTGGATGGAGGTTCTGGGACAGGGGCTGGTTGGGGAAacctggctctgctgcccaAAATATCCCCCTCATCTTTCTGCTGACCAGCTcccagggagctgccagccctCACAATGCCTAGACATCCTTGTTCTGCCAAGAGAAAGCTCAAGCTGTAAAAACAACAGGCTTCAGATGGGCAAGGACTCCAGTCCCTCCAAGATCAGCACAGCTTCCCAGTTAACTCAGTCCATTTATTGATCAAGGCAATCTGAGATGACAGAACATCACAATATTTATGCTTACAAGCACCTTGATTTTTTACTGTTCTCTTTCCTTCCAAAATGCACTAGTTCAACTACTGCTGAAACCTTAACACGTGGTAGTTGACAAGTACCAGTTCCATAGGGAGCAAGGCACTTCTAAAACCTGGTTTGGAAAGAACTTCATCAAAACACTCCATTGTGGGAATGAATTAAATAAATTCAATACAAGCATTGCTTCAGACAATTACAGAAGTGGCAGAAACATTCTAAACTGACTAGAAAGAGAATGCTGCAATTCTTATGAACCTTCAGAGTGAATAAATTAGTActttttaactaaaaataattaagttcTTACAAGCTGTTCAGAAGTCTGTTTGGGAAAAGTCTTGCCAAGCTTTGTATGTTTATTTACAAGGATAGAAGAGTCTTGCATTTGCATGGAGATCCACTGCAGTGCTGGAGGAATGCTGCTCTAGGACAGAGCCCTGCAGTAAATAACTACTCACACAGAAAAAGATGTCATTATAAATACAACAAGTGATTAGCTATCACTGGAGctccttccagtacctaaagggcaCCTACatgaaagctggagagggataCTTTGTCGAGAAGTAATGGTATTAAACTAAATGAGAGTTGATTTAGATTAGATGgtattaaactaaaagagagttgatttagattagatacaaggaagaaattcattactgtgagggtggtgggCACTGGAAGAAGCtacccagaaaagctgtggatgccccatccctggaagtgttgaaAGCCAGTTTGGAttgggctttgggcaacctggtctagtgggaggtatGATTACCTTGCCCAGTCCTGTTTTGTTCTAGCCTTAAGGATGGGGAGTGAATGTTTTTACAGTTGGTCTCCTTTGATCATTTCCGTAGACTCAGACAGAGCCTGCTACTGTTGTCCTGCAGGGATGTGCACAAGTGTCAGCAGCCACATCCCACCACCTCTAGACTCTTGGATGGAAGCATGTTGCTAGCACCCACAGCTTACCTTTGGGGAGGGCATTCCCACCCCTCCTCAACTTCCATCCTGCCCTC is a genomic window containing:
- the PAOX gene encoding peroxisomal N(1)-acetyl-spermine/spermidine oxidase, coding for MEAGGGRRVLVVGAGLAALGAAQRLQGPGAVRLLEAGSRAGGRIWSRPFASGLAELGAHWIHGPSEGNPVFRLASCYGLLGPGAAEEENQRVEAGGHPLLPCVTYGSSGKVLSPELVSSTRALFSELLGSAQAFLHAKELPAAGVGQYLRAELARLAPTWDENEDSKRLRLAILSTCLKLECCISGTHSMDLVALGSFGEYTSLPGLDCTFPGGYSSLPDRMLAALPEGTVLLNKPVKTIQWQGSFFEKGDVARKFPVRVECEDGDSFLADHVIITVPLGFLKEHHHDFFQPPLPTWKAEAIHRLGFGTNNKIFLEFEQPFWEPEQQLLEVVWEDESPLAEPSTDLEASWFKKLIGFVVLQPPEQLGHVLCGFIAGKEAEYMETLSDAEVLRTMTSILRTLTGNPSLPAPRSILRSQWHSAPYTRGSYSYVAVGSSGDDIDALAQPLPEDASDPRPLQLLFAGEATHRTFYSTTHGALLSGWREAERLNRLPRAAEPQ
- the LOC101801843 gene encoding lipase member M codes for the protein MWLFIATLFLTQAVANSEDVMEHTKGANPETIMNISQMICYKGYPSEEYEVLTRDGYYVILNRIPHGREKPGNGGPKPVVFLQHGLLGEGSNWVENLSNNSLGFILADSGYDVWLGNSRGTRWSQRHQHLSIDQVEFWDFSFHEMAMYDLPAMINFVLRKTGQKQIYYVGYSQGATIAFIAFSSMPELAQKIKMFFALAPAVIITHAKSPIMKMSFLLDRQFKIFQLLVGQTDASLRMRKLWRFLPDLCRHPVLHKPCATLLFLLGGYNEKNLNMTRLDVYTAHYPDRTSVKNMIHWAQVMTSGDFKAFDYGSENQAIYHQETPPSYQLEKMTVPTAVWSGGEDWAADWRDVHLLLPRIAHVVSYVHIADWNHWDFIWGLDAPARLYSHILALMERSR